In Acidobacteriota bacterium, the genomic window GACTCTGGCCGACACCAGTGCCTGTGCGACCGCGGTCCTGGTCTACGAACTGATCACCGACGCCGGCTGGCAGCCCGACCTGGCGGCGGCCCAGGCGCTCTACGTCGGCATCGCCACCGATACCGGTTACTTCCGTTTCAACTGCACCGACGCCCGCACCCATCGGGTGGTGGCGCGGCTAGTGGATCTCGGCGTGCAGCCGGCCGAGGTCTACGAGGCGGTCTACGAGCAGAACAACCTGGCCTACACACGACTGCTGGGTCACGCGTTGACCACGATGAAGGTCGATGCCGACGGTCGTGTCGCAACCGTCGCCCTCTCGCGTTCGGACCTCCAGCGGCTGAACGCGCAGGGCGAGGACACGTCGGAGATCACCAGTCACATGCTTGCGCTCAACGGGGTCCGTGCCGTGGCACTGATCCGCGAACGACCCGACGGCAAGATCAAGGTCTCGCTGCGTTCCAAGGGCACCATTGACGTCAACAGCCTGGCCCAGCGACACGGCGGAGGCGGGCATCGCAACGCCTC contains:
- a CDS encoding bifunctional oligoribonuclease/PAP phosphatase NrnA, encoding MLSAADHETFRRLTEGADSLVLITHAQADGDALGSELALQRYLRSTGKRCTILNNDPVDKTLAFMIPDGDDVRIWDDVDGAGAIASADLIILLDSATPHRVGRLEPHVVAAADRTLCIDHHPAEESPWAWTLADTSACATAVLVYELITDAGWQPDLAAAQALYVGIATDTGYFRFNCTDARTHRVVARLVDLGVQPAEVYEAVYEQNNLAYTRLLGHALTTMKVDADGRVATVALSRSDLQRLNAQGEDTSEITSHMLALNGVRAVALIRERPDGKIKVSLRSKGTIDVNSLAQRHGGGGHRNASGAVLDSTLAEVQQRIVDGLVELTQQPS